In Thiospirochaeta perfilievii, a single window of DNA contains:
- a CDS encoding histidine triad nucleotide-binding protein — translation MNETIFDKILKGEIPSTKIYEDDVVYAFKDINPIAPIHVLVIPKEKIQRFSDFEEQDVVKTGEFIKRVAVVAKELGLNKGYRVIFNNGEEGGQEVEYIHAHIIGGKQLTFPKL, via the coding sequence ATGAATGAAACTATATTTGATAAAATTTTGAAGGGAGAAATCCCATCTACTAAGATTTACGAAGATGATGTTGTATACGCTTTTAAGGATATTAACCCAATTGCCCCAATACATGTATTAGTTATACCAAAGGAAAAGATCCAAAGGTTTAGCGATTTTGAGGAGCAAGATGTTGTTAAAACTGGGGAGTTTATTAAAAGAGTCGCAGTTGTAGCAAAAGAGTTAGGTTTAAATAAGGGTTATAGAGTAATTTTTAACAATGGAGAAGAGGGTGGACAGGAAGTTGAGTATATCCACGCCCATATTATAGGTGGGAAACAATTAACATTCCCAAAACTCTAA
- the fusA gene encoding elongation factor G codes for MAEETTRNIGIMAHIDAGKTTTTERILYYTGKNHRIGEVDNGNATMDWMEQEQDRGITIVSAATTCFWHDHQINIIDTPGHVDFTAEVERSLRVLDGAVGVFCAVGGVEPQSETVWHQADRYSVPRIAYINKMDRIGANFYNVLEDIKTRLGATPVPLQIPMGEESSYCGNIDLITMEELRWDSMSDGSVITRSPIKDEWLAKAEEWKEKLLDELGVYSDEIMELYLEGKEVPIELLKSVIRENTINQSIVPIFVGSSLKNKGVQPVLDGVIDFLPAPEELEPVKAHSVKKDEDILIERSAKGDLAGLVFKIQQDKDAGALCFIRIYSGVLKSGTAVYNVNKKKKERIGRILRMSANSSEQISSVGAGDIAVVVGMKFAQTGDTITTEGNQILLEQMEFPEPVISVAIEPKTVSDQDKMKNALENLKREDPTFKVAEDAETGQLVISGMGELHLDVLVTRVLKEYKVAANVGNPQVSYRETVTSEVVHNEIFEKTLGGKENFADITLKISPQSRGEGNLFISELKKNQLPLNLVESIKNGVEAAFGAGSLMGYPTVDIKVTLVDVNYDELKASETAFEAAGALGFDSAFRKAAPVLLEPHMNLDVLCPADYVGEVISGLTKRGGIVNSMESKIAHEHVKAQAPLVKMFGYTTTLRSQTQGRGTFAMEFSHYAPKE; via the coding sequence ATGGCTGAAGAAACAACAAGAAATATTGGAATTATGGCACACATAGATGCCGGTAAAACAACTACGACCGAAAGAATTCTCTATTACACAGGTAAGAACCATAGAATTGGTGAAGTAGATAATGGTAATGCAACAATGGATTGGATGGAACAGGAGCAAGATAGGGGAATAACAATAGTTTCCGCTGCTACTACATGTTTTTGGCATGACCACCAAATAAATATAATTGATACACCGGGGCATGTTGATTTTACTGCTGAAGTAGAGAGATCTTTAAGGGTTTTAGATGGAGCAGTAGGAGTTTTTTGTGCTGTTGGAGGCGTAGAACCCCAGTCAGAAACAGTTTGGCACCAGGCCGATAGATACAGTGTACCAAGAATTGCATATATAAATAAGATGGATAGAATCGGTGCAAATTTCTATAATGTTCTAGAAGATATTAAAACTAGGTTAGGAGCAACACCTGTTCCCCTTCAGATACCAATGGGAGAGGAGTCATCATACTGTGGGAATATAGATTTAATTACTATGGAAGAGCTAAGATGGGACTCAATGAGCGATGGTTCAGTTATTACTCGATCACCTATTAAAGATGAGTGGTTAGCAAAAGCTGAAGAGTGGAAAGAGAAACTACTTGATGAATTAGGTGTATATTCTGATGAGATAATGGAGTTATACCTTGAAGGTAAAGAGGTTCCTATAGAGCTATTAAAATCAGTTATTAGAGAGAACACAATTAATCAATCTATAGTTCCTATTTTTGTAGGTTCTTCCCTTAAAAACAAGGGAGTTCAACCTGTTTTAGATGGTGTAATTGACTTCCTTCCGGCTCCAGAAGAGTTAGAGCCGGTAAAAGCCCATAGTGTTAAAAAAGATGAGGATATACTTATAGAGAGATCTGCTAAGGGTGACCTTGCCGGTCTTGTATTTAAAATCCAACAGGATAAGGATGCTGGAGCACTATGTTTTATTCGTATCTACTCTGGAGTACTCAAATCAGGAACTGCTGTATATAATGTTAATAAAAAGAAGAAAGAGAGAATTGGACGAATTCTAAGAATGAGTGCAAACTCATCGGAGCAGATATCCTCAGTAGGTGCAGGGGATATCGCTGTAGTAGTTGGGATGAAATTTGCACAGACCGGAGATACAATAACAACAGAGGGTAACCAAATACTATTAGAACAGATGGAGTTCCCAGAACCTGTAATATCCGTAGCTATTGAACCTAAAACAGTTAGTGATCAGGATAAGATGAAAAATGCTCTTGAGAATTTAAAAAGAGAGGATCCTACATTTAAAGTTGCAGAAGATGCTGAAACAGGACAGTTAGTTATATCAGGGATGGGAGAGCTACACTTAGATGTTTTAGTAACTAGGGTTCTAAAAGAGTATAAAGTAGCTGCAAATGTGGGTAACCCTCAAGTATCCTACAGGGAGACAGTAACAAGTGAAGTTGTTCACAATGAAATTTTTGAGAAAACCCTAGGTGGTAAAGAGAACTTTGCAGATATAACTTTAAAAATATCTCCACAGTCCAGAGGTGAAGGTAATTTATTTATCTCTGAGTTAAAGAAAAATCAACTACCTCTAAATCTTGTAGAGTCTATAAAAAATGGAGTAGAAGCTGCCTTTGGAGCTGGTTCCCTAATGGGTTACCCAACAGTAGATATTAAAGTAACACTTGTTGATGTTAATTATGATGAGTTAAAGGCAAGTGAAACAGCATTTGAAGCAGCTGGAGCACTAGGTTTTGACTCCGCCTTTAGAAAAGCAGCACCAGTTTTATTAGAACCCCATATGAACCTTGATGTTCTATGTCCTGCAGACTATGTAGGTGAAGTAATTAGTGGTTTAACAAAGCGTGGTGGTATTGTTAATAGCATGGAGAGTAAAATTGCCCATGAGCATGTAAAAGCTCAAGCACCCCTTGTTAAGATGTTTGGTTATACTACAACCCTTAGAAGTCAAACCCAAGGACGTGGTACCTTTGCAATGGAGTTTAGTCACTACGCTCCTAAAGAGTAG
- a CDS encoding low molecular weight protein-tyrosine-phosphatase, translated as MIKVLFVCLGNICRSPTAEGIFKSIVSDLGLDSQFYIDSAGTSAYHVGETPDVRMRRAAQKRGYELNSNSRQFTTEDFTNFDHIVVMDKSNLRDVLSLDKSNLYKNRVSLMTDYSTNYRNSDVPDPYYGADDGFNIVIDILEESLKGFINSIV; from the coding sequence ATGATAAAAGTTCTGTTTGTCTGTCTTGGTAATATATGTAGAAGTCCAACTGCAGAGGGAATATTTAAAAGTATAGTTTCTGATTTGGGATTAGATTCCCAGTTTTATATAGATTCAGCAGGAACCTCTGCCTACCATGTAGGAGAAACACCTGATGTTAGAATGAGAAGGGCTGCCCAAAAAAGAGGTTATGAGTTAAATTCAAACTCTAGGCAGTTTACAACAGAGGACTTTACTAATTTTGATCATATAGTTGTTATGGATAAAAGTAACTTAAGGGATGTTCTATCTCTAGATAAAAGTAACTTGTATAAAAACAGAGTATCATTAATGACAGACTACTCAACAAATTATAGAAATAGTGATGTACCAGACCCATATTATGGTGCAGATGACGGTTTTAATATTGTTATAGACATATTAGAAGAGTCCTTGAAAGGGTTTATAAACTCTATTGTTTAG
- a CDS encoding pyrimidine/purine nucleoside phosphorylase, translating into MLITNEYFEGKVKSISLTTSEGPATVGVMEKGEYQFSTTKKEIMIVTSGRLKVKLPGKEKYKTIVKNRSFQVYENKTFDVIAEEECSYICYYK; encoded by the coding sequence ATGTTAATTACTAATGAGTATTTTGAAGGAAAAGTTAAATCCATATCATTAACCACAAGTGAGGGCCCTGCAACTGTAGGAGTAATGGAAAAGGGAGAGTATCAATTCTCTACAACGAAAAAGGAGATTATGATTGTAACATCAGGTAGATTAAAGGTTAAACTCCCAGGTAAAGAGAAGTACAAAACTATAGTAAAAAACAGATCTTTCCAAGTTTATGAGAATAAAACATTTGATGTAATTGCAGAAGAAGAGTGTTCCTATATATGTTATTATAAATAA
- a CDS encoding SprT-like domain-containing protein: MPKIEEIDLSLISNYSTETYNSVCSLIENNMLEKYLLDRYPNYHSISNNKELLLYAKQLKNRYLKKSQPLHKVSYDDSIDRVYKALGLNSSKSFSHGRKTKSVIEIRISSIFKKCPDEFLKMIVVHELAHLKEKNHDKKFYSLCQNMESNYFQLEFDFRLYLIQLEME, encoded by the coding sequence ATGCCTAAAATAGAAGAGATAGATTTAAGTCTAATATCAAACTACTCTACAGAAACCTATAATTCTGTTTGTTCTTTAATCGAGAATAATATGTTAGAAAAGTATCTATTAGATAGATATCCTAATTATCACTCTATATCTAATAATAAAGAGTTACTTCTCTATGCAAAACAGTTAAAAAATAGGTATCTTAAAAAATCCCAACCTCTTCATAAAGTATCCTATGATGATAGTATAGATAGGGTTTATAAGGCCTTAGGATTAAATAGTTCAAAATCTTTTTCCCATGGAAGAAAAACAAAGTCTGTAATTGAGATTAGAATTTCATCTATATTTAAAAAGTGTCCAGATGAATTTCTAAAAATGATAGTAGTTCATGAATTAGCCCATTTAAAAGAGAAAAATCATGATAAGAAATTCTACTCCCTATGTCAAAATATGGAGTCAAACTACTTTCAATTAGAGTTTGATTTCAGATTATATTTAATACAATTAGAGATGGAGTAG
- a CDS encoding GH36-type glycosyl hydrolase domain-containing protein has translation MNKYGFFTPDDKYKITNPYTPEPWLHYLIRVNQPGTETFCSGVTYTGGGFDVRGTHENTFVDTKLHLNDEDNMGRYIYIYDRDDKDLFTTTWQPIRKKNQSLNTTLEFGKITFNSEYNGIKTTQVMVVPEEFDGWIQNVTIKNCSDKVKNLTLYPFVPIHMGDALDRLLAGDNDGFFGGSYYDSELKSIVFRRNHGISIKDNRDDINGMLGNVAIFHSTLNNKSTKYDTNLENFYGSRFNNQKNPGAILNDSLKSENTPYLRNACGVFKNEVTINPGESLEFAVTLISGSTNDYYNNGKKEFKRYLDLIHNGDKREFMIKNVVSWWEKTLNRLNIYSPDEKINHGFKWLQYQCEIVYILNRMKSRYHTGYEYGWGFRDILQDILYTFPYRGMEMAGVLKHISTQMFNSGKTYHNFFIDQLGNRSIEASDDPIWFANAVVKYCKESGDFNFLDEVTDYADKKEGLGDFKGSILEHCIKGLDSVWADSSPRHLPYMKDCDWNDDLNENRKGSGPNRDVESVMVAQQLYSGLIDMANLFRASDRRVELVKEYEDRALKIKNSIKEYCMDKEGYFKRALFNEEQEADLGSSESEFAKIFLEPQAFGINSGVADEEQGRKSLDAVKKYLDSKWGAMLCYPVYSDLSENKKLPKRTWNIEKEPPAMKENGGIFMHLNAWLVQSYCMVGQGAEAVAHYQKNLPENMSADQDVYKSEPYVYPEYVRGKGIDSHGRGGHTWLTGTAPTMHMALTEYIFGVRADYGGLVIDPCVDPKWSNFKMERNFRGARYIINFTNPNCVEKGVRMISVNGTNISGNIVPPQKEGSINKISVVMG, from the coding sequence ATGAACAAGTACGGCTTTTTTACCCCAGATGATAAATATAAAATAACAAATCCCTACACCCCGGAACCCTGGCTTCACTACTTAATACGGGTAAATCAACCAGGGACTGAGACTTTTTGTAGTGGTGTAACATATACAGGGGGTGGATTTGATGTTCGTGGTACCCATGAAAATACATTTGTAGATACAAAACTACACCTTAATGACGAGGATAATATGGGTAGGTATATCTATATATATGATAGGGATGATAAGGATCTATTTACAACTACATGGCAACCAATAAGAAAAAAGAATCAGAGTTTAAATACTACACTAGAGTTTGGGAAAATAACCTTTAATAGTGAATATAACGGAATAAAAACAACTCAGGTGATGGTTGTTCCAGAAGAGTTTGATGGCTGGATACAGAATGTTACTATTAAAAACTGTAGCGATAAAGTTAAAAACTTGACCCTTTATCCCTTTGTTCCAATACATATGGGGGATGCTCTAGATAGGCTTCTTGCCGGTGATAATGACGGTTTTTTTGGTGGGTCATATTATGACTCAGAGTTAAAATCAATTGTATTTCGTAGGAATCATGGAATATCGATTAAGGATAATAGGGATGATATTAATGGAATGCTTGGAAATGTTGCTATCTTCCACTCTACACTTAATAACAAGAGCACAAAGTATGATACAAATCTTGAGAACTTTTATGGAAGCAGGTTTAATAACCAAAAAAATCCAGGAGCAATTTTAAATGACTCATTAAAGTCGGAAAATACTCCCTATTTAAGAAACGCCTGTGGTGTTTTTAAAAATGAAGTGACTATTAACCCAGGGGAGAGTCTAGAATTTGCAGTAACCTTAATATCTGGATCTACGAATGACTACTATAATAATGGTAAAAAAGAGTTTAAAAGGTATTTAGATCTAATACACAATGGGGATAAAAGAGAGTTTATGATTAAAAATGTTGTCTCTTGGTGGGAAAAAACACTAAATAGACTAAATATTTACTCTCCTGATGAAAAAATAAATCATGGTTTTAAGTGGCTGCAATACCAGTGTGAAATTGTATATATATTAAATAGGATGAAGTCTAGGTATCATACAGGATATGAGTATGGCTGGGGGTTTAGGGATATACTTCAGGATATTCTATATACTTTTCCATATAGGGGTATGGAGATGGCTGGAGTTTTAAAACATATATCTACCCAGATGTTTAATAGCGGGAAGACCTATCATAATTTTTTTATAGATCAGCTAGGTAATAGATCCATAGAAGCATCTGACGACCCTATATGGTTTGCAAATGCAGTTGTTAAATATTGTAAAGAGAGTGGAGATTTTAATTTTTTAGATGAAGTTACAGATTACGCCGATAAAAAAGAGGGTCTAGGTGATTTTAAAGGGAGTATTCTTGAGCACTGTATAAAAGGGTTAGACTCTGTTTGGGCAGACTCTTCTCCAAGACATCTACCATATATGAAGGATTGTGATTGGAATGATGACCTTAATGAAAATAGAAAAGGAAGTGGCCCGAATAGAGATGTTGAATCTGTAATGGTTGCCCAACAACTATATTCAGGCTTAATTGATATGGCTAATCTATTTAGAGCTTCAGATAGAAGAGTAGAGTTAGTTAAAGAGTACGAGGATAGAGCATTAAAAATTAAGAATTCAATAAAAGAGTACTGTATGGATAAGGAGGGTTATTTTAAAAGAGCTCTCTTTAATGAAGAACAGGAGGCTGATCTTGGTTCATCTGAGAGTGAGTTTGCTAAAATATTTTTAGAACCCCAGGCCTTTGGTATTAACTCTGGAGTAGCAGATGAAGAACAGGGGCGTAAGTCACTAGATGCGGTTAAAAAATATTTAGACTCAAAATGGGGTGCTATGCTCTGTTATCCTGTGTATTCAGACCTGTCGGAAAATAAAAAGCTGCCAAAAAGAACATGGAATATAGAGAAAGAGCCTCCTGCAATGAAGGAGAATGGTGGGATTTTTATGCATTTAAATGCCTGGTTAGTACAGTCCTACTGTATGGTTGGACAAGGTGCTGAAGCTGTTGCCCACTACCAAAAAAACCTTCCGGAGAATATGAGTGCTGATCAGGATGTATATAAGTCTGAGCCCTATGTATACCCAGAGTATGTTAGAGGAAAGGGGATAGATAGTCATGGGAGAGGAGGCCATACTTGGTTAACTGGAACTGCACCAACAATGCATATGGCATTAACAGAGTACATTTTTGGTGTAAGAGCTGATTATGGTGGGCTTGTTATTGATCCCTGTGTAGACCCTAAGTGGAGTAACTTCAAAATGGAGAGAAACTTTAGAGGAGCAAGATATATAATTAATTTCACTAACCCTAACTGTGTGGAAAAAGGGGTTCGAATGATATCTGTAAATGGTACAAATATTAGTGGTAATATTGTTCCGCCACAAAAAGAAGGATCAATTAATAAAATTAGTGTAGTTATGGGTTAA